A single genomic interval of Lacrimispora sphenoides JCM 1415 harbors:
- a CDS encoding ABC transporter substrate-binding protein, which translates to MKKMKYLSAITLAMVMAAAGVLTGCGGNSTGAAKAEQTETNAESDSADTDSAKAETQENAGDALRLTFYYPVNVGGSAAQLIEKICTDFNSENPDIVVEPVYTGNYDDTVTKIQTAVQGGTPPDVFVSLATQRFTMSSTGMAMPLDDFIAADGEEGKAFISDFLPGFMEDSYVDGKIYSIPFQRSTEILYYNKDLFKEAGLDPEKPPRTWEELADYGVKLTNSDHYGVGIALNSGSAQWTFTGFALQNSKDGKNLMSEDGKTVYFNTPENVEALQFWLDLQNKYKCMAEGIVQWTDLPTQFLAGEVAMIYHTTGNMANINSNAKFEFGTAFMPGHARDAAPTGGGNFYISNGIAKERADAAWKFIKFATSTERAAQWSLDTGYVATRQSCYETDLIKDYYAKVPQASIAYEQLPYAKPELTTYNAAEIWRILNDNIQAAVVGDMTAQEALDQAQEEAEEVLADFQ; encoded by the coding sequence TTGAAAAAAATGAAATATTTATCTGCGATCACATTGGCAATGGTCATGGCTGCAGCAGGAGTATTGACTGGGTGCGGCGGCAATTCAACAGGTGCAGCAAAGGCAGAGCAAACGGAAACAAACGCCGAGTCAGACTCAGCGGATACAGATTCTGCAAAGGCAGAGACTCAGGAAAATGCGGGGGATGCATTGCGCCTGACGTTTTACTATCCAGTCAACGTAGGCGGATCAGCTGCACAGCTTATTGAAAAAATCTGTACGGACTTTAACTCGGAGAATCCAGATATTGTTGTTGAACCGGTTTATACAGGAAACTATGACGACACTGTTACAAAAATCCAGACGGCCGTACAGGGAGGAACCCCGCCGGATGTGTTTGTAAGCCTGGCGACCCAGAGATTTACCATGTCATCTACAGGTATGGCTATGCCGCTGGATGATTTTATTGCAGCTGACGGAGAAGAAGGAAAAGCATTCATCTCAGACTTTCTTCCCGGATTCATGGAAGACTCCTATGTAGATGGAAAGATTTATTCCATTCCTTTCCAGAGAAGTACGGAGATCCTCTATTATAACAAAGATCTGTTCAAGGAAGCCGGACTTGATCCGGAGAAGCCGCCTAGAACCTGGGAGGAGCTGGCGGATTATGGGGTGAAGCTGACAAACAGCGACCATTATGGTGTTGGAATTGCTTTGAATTCCGGCTCTGCCCAGTGGACGTTCACAGGATTTGCGTTACAGAACAGCAAAGACGGTAAAAACCTCATGAGTGAAGATGGAAAGACTGTTTACTTTAATACCCCTGAAAATGTAGAAGCCCTTCAGTTCTGGCTGGATCTCCAGAATAAATACAAATGCATGGCAGAAGGGATCGTTCAATGGACCGACCTGCCCACACAGTTCCTGGCCGGGGAAGTAGCTATGATCTATCATACCACCGGAAATATGGCCAATATCAACAGTAACGCCAAGTTTGAGTTTGGTACGGCATTTATGCCGGGACATGCACGGGATGCGGCTCCCACAGGCGGCGGAAACTTCTATATCTCAAACGGAATCGCGAAGGAGCGTGCGGATGCAGCTTGGAAATTCATTAAATTTGCTACTTCTACCGAAAGAGCAGCCCAGTGGAGCCTGGATACTGGTTACGTAGCGACCAGACAGTCTTGTTATGAAACGGATCTGATTAAAGATTATTACGCAAAGGTTCCTCAGGCTTCCATCGCTTATGAGCAGCTTCCCTATGCAAAACCGGAGCTGACGACTTATAATGCGGCTGAGATATGGAGGATTTTAAACGATAACATCCAGGCGGCAGTAGTGGGAGATATGACAGCACAGGAAGCCCTGGACCAGGCCCAGGAGGAAGCAGAGGAAGTTTTAGCAGATTTTCAATAG